In Cotesia glomerata isolate CgM1 linkage group LG1, MPM_Cglom_v2.3, whole genome shotgun sequence, one genomic interval encodes:
- the LOC123275159 gene encoding hemicentin-1 encodes MAFGERVILRGLYFFVVLFFCVNADENWDRDDDPISTSEVTAVLGKSASLPCDIEPSTRGDGVYMILWFRDNAVKPIYSIDARGRSFHRALNWSDEDVRPRANFVTISKPAALILDSIQLSDEGIYRCRVDFRKSPTRNFQVNLTVTYPPRELLMYDTSGRKIDTVVGPYQVGKEFKLSCEVRGGKPPPVITWFANGKETDGHVDTNGQNVIFSTLIVPKLTREHLNTTYKCRATSTKLVPPLEKTVLLDVYLKPESVTIVSKPSQLVSGELYNLSCEVTGSHPRAKVHWLEGNEEFKSGSIIERSNSTVVYSTLEFYPTPEDHRKQLRCRGDNPALSNAFLEDSYHLNVVFPPKVQLEIGNTLNAQNIKEEDDVYFECKVRANPEHNRITWKHNGITLMQNATAGIVMSSQNLVLQKIKRENGGNYTCLASNDRGETTSSVVPLRVQFAPVCKTKDVTIIGASMDESVKIRCEVDADPNQVDFTWEFNNSGENFELAPAKFDGNNGTSSEFLYTPMSERDYGALTCWGRNAIGKQKTPCVYQVIPAVKPSPVNNCTLKALLNQTLESLDVECAAGYDGGLRQDFRLEAYEAQTNLLRVNISSISPEAPVFRIPVADLLPANHFYLMVYAINAKGRSEVSLLEDIILRDSGKQTETGVSFIPLLLLLIGCLMTLGITVLSVMLMFYRRRGTTSPVHVEPYMKQPIISPPDSRNNSMLDVTHGDHTYFVEYTLKQVGDYALNQPDIIQSPQDQEKVKREPQLFLPVRPDTLFAPYDIHKQGLQTNKCTLNPFSTKSWEPISFKADRNMMKEIIIANSIPGPESCV; translated from the exons ATGGCATTTGGTGAGAGAGTAATCCTCAGGGGACTTTACTTCTTCGTTGTCCTCTTCTTTTGCGTTAACGCCGACGAAAACTGGGACAGAGATGACGATCCAA TATCGACTTCGGAAGTCACTGCAGTGCTGGGTAAAAGTGCTTCATTACCCTGTGACATCGAACCGTCCACGAGAGGCGACGGAGTCTACATGATCTTGTGGTTCCGCGACAATGCGGTCAAACCGATCTACAG caTTGATGCCCGTGGAAGGTCTTTTCACCGGGCACTGAATTGGTCGGACGAGGATGTACGACCTCGTGCAAACTTTGTGACAATATCTAAACCCGCTGCTCTCATTCTCGATAGCATTCAGCTCTCTGACGAGGGTATTTATCGATGTCGTGTCGATTTCCGAAAGTCACCTACCCGAAACTTTCAAGTTAATCTCACTGTCACTT ATCCACCACGTGAACTTTTGATGTATGACACTTCTGGGAGGAAAATAGACACTGTGGTTGGTCCTTATCAAGTTGGCAAAGAGTTTAAGTTATCTTGTGAAGTTAGAGGGG GAAAACCACCTCCAGTTATCACGTGGTTTGCTAACGGAAAAGAGACTGATGGACACGTGGACACCAACGGGCAAAATGTCATCTTCAGCACGCTCATAGTGCCCAAGTTAACGAGAGAACACCTTAATACTACGTACAAGTGTCGAGCCACCAGTACCAAACTCGTCCCACCATTAGAGAAGACTGTCTTACTGGACGTCTATC taaaGCCCGAGAGCGTGACAATAGTGTCGAAGCCTTCGCAATTGGTGTCGGGTGAGCTGTACAACCTGAGCTGCGAAGTAACTGGATCTCATCCAAGGGCAAAAGTCCATTGGTTAGAGGGTAATGAAGAATTTAAAAGCGGAAGCATTATAGAGCGTAGTAATTCAACGGTAGTGTACAGTACATTGGAATTTTATCCAACACCCGAAGATCACCGTAAACAGTTGAGATGTCGAGGAGACAATCCAGCACTGAGCAATGCCTTTCTTGAAGATTCTTACCACTTGAATGTCGTCT ttccaCCGAAAGTCCAATTGGAAATTGGCAACACGCTTAATGCTCAAAATATCAAAGAAGAAGACGATGTTTATTTTGAATGTAAAGTCCGTGCCAATCCTGAGCATAATAGAATAACTTGGAAACACAAT GGAATAACTTTGATGCAAAATGCGACCGCTGGGATTGTCATGAGCTCTCAGAATCTGGTgctgcaaaaaataaaacgggAAAACGGTGGAAATTACACTTGCCTGGCGAGTAATGACAGGGGGGAAACAACTAGTTCAGTTGTACCTCTACGAGTTCAAT TCGCTCCAGTTTGCAAAACGAAAGACGTAACAATAATAGGAGCGTCTATGGATGAATCTGTAAAGATTAGGTGCGAGGTAGACGCTGATCCAAATCAAGTTGACTTTACATGGGAATTTAACAATAGCGGTGAGAATTTTGAGCTTGCACCCGCCAAGTTTGACGGTAACAACGGCACATCCAGTGAATTCCTCTACACGCCCATGTCTGAGCGCGATTACGGTGCATTGACCTGCTGGGGAAGGAATGCGATTGGGAAGCAAAAGACGCCGTGCGTCTACCAAGTAATTCCAGCAG taaaaCCAAGTCCAGTTAATAATTGCACTTTGAAGGCATTATTGAATCAAACTCTTGAGAGTCTGGACGTTGAATGTGCCGCTGGATACGACGGTGGCTTACGACAAGATTTTCGTCTCGAGGCCTATGAAGCCCAGACAAACTTACTGAGGGTAAACATCTCGAGTATCAGTCCCGAGGCACCAGTATTTCGTATCCCTGTGGCTGATCTTCTGCCAGCCAATCATTTTTATCTGATGGTATACGCGATTAATGCCAAAGGAAGAAGCGAAGTGTCCCTTCTGGAAGATATTATACTGAGAGATTCTGGGAAACAAACTG AGACCGGAGTCAGTTTCATCCCTCTTTTATTGCTGCTCATTGGATGTCTTATGACCCTTGGTATAACCGTTCTCTCGGTGATGCTCATGTTCTACAGAAGACGAGGTACTACATCGCCCGTACACGTAGAGCCTTACATGAAACAGCCAATCATAAGTCCTCCAGACTCAAGAAATAACTCGATGCTTGATGTCACACATGGTGATCATACGTATTTTGTAGAGTATACTTTAAAACAAGTGGGAGACTACGCGCTCAATCAACCTGATATCATTCAGTCTCCTCAAG ACCAAGAAAAAGTTAAACGAGAGCCACAGTTATTTTTACCGGTAAGGCCGGATACACTGTTTGCTCCGTACGACATTCACAAGCAAGGCCTTCAGACAAATAAATGTACT ttGAATCCATTTTCTACGAAGTCATGGGAGCCCATTAGTTTCAAAGCGGATCGCAATATGATGAAggaaataataatagctaATTCTATACCCGGTCCAGAAAGTTGCGtgtaa
- the LOC123275163 gene encoding uncharacterized protein DDB_G0271670-like yields MSDNCGCEKYGCTCVDYSIDEVTASNDDFIVKMKHLKCRVTHLVRNQMRKSVSELRERNYSSYSGSSKSSGKSVNNKATQLSSLSSVNPHESKLIDHTSSRQLTASSQEYTTESSRPNYSNSTLERSKAAGGYQQPPVRMHPAGNSTLIDTDNSSKVPLKMSHGSNALKSYAPYNVVTIHPPPLSQSSSTLPQVSVSDVTATKTQSVAVETLPTMFDYTEFTPSNFDQPESKTMDSSTQATSQVTTSTQATDLTDRGTSTAKIQTDVITDTSVPTTTTTTTTTTTSFIPKFIRIILDGVMCILSFLYRIKKIILMIVLLGLLLWAAVIYGAILGAAICTSAGGYPLFQITLPPARPVYF; encoded by the exons ATGAGTGACAATTGTGGTTGCGAAAAATATGGATGTACGTGCGTCGATTACAGTATCGACGAAGTCACAGCATCCAATGAcgattttattgtaaaaatgaaaCACTTAAAATGCCGGGTAACTCATCTGGTTCGCAATCAAAtgagaaag AGTGTGTCGGAGTTACGTGAGAGAAATTACTCGAGTTATTCTGGAAGCAGTAAGTCATCAGGAAAGTCGGTAAATAATAAAGCGACTCAGTTATCATCTTTGTCGTCTGTAAATCCACATGAAAGTAAATTAATAGATCATACGAGTAGTCGACAATTAACCGCATCTTCTCAAGAATACACCACTGAATCTTCAAGACCTAATTATTCGAATTCAACGCTCGAGAGATCAAAAGCAGCTGGTGGTTATCAACAACCACCAGTTCGCATGCACCCAGCTGGCAATTCAACTTTAATTGATACTGATAATTCATCAAAAGTCCCACTTAAAATGAGTCATGGTTCAAATGCATTAAAATCATACGCTCCTTACAATGTTGTCACTATTCATCCACCCCCGTTATCACAATCATCATCAACCCTACCACAAGTGTCAGTATCAGATGTCACAGCTACCAAGACTCAATCTGTTGCTGTCGAAACACTCCCAACTATGTTTGACTATACGGAATTCACCCCATCAAATTTTGATCAGCCCGAGAGCAAGACAATGGATTCTTCCACTCAAGCAACAAGTCAAGTGACCACTTCAACTCAAGCTACAGATTTAACAGACAGAGGAACATCTACTGCCAAAATTCAAACAGATGTAATAACAGACACTTCGGttccaacaacaacaacaacaacaactacTACTACAACATCatttattccaaaatttatcagaattattttagatGGAGTAATGTGTATTTTAAGCTTTTTAtatcgaattaaaaaaataattttaatgatagtGTTACTCGGATTACTCTTGTGGGCAGCTGTAATTTACGGAGCAATACTCGGTGCAGCGATTTGTACCAGCGCCGGTGGATACCCtttatttcaaataacatTACCACCTGCTCGacctgtttatttttaa
- the LOC123275165 gene encoding mediator of RNA polymerase II transcription subunit 6, producing the protein MMPGRHPVSDNPLGLSWHDSAWIPVLNPSNIMDYFSERSNPFYDSTCNNETVKMQRLSPEQLQNMTGCEYVLLHVQDPILYVIRKQHRYSPTQVTPLADYYVIAGTVYQAPDLASVVNSRLLSTIHHLQSAFEESSSYSKYHPSKGYSWDFKNGKPLSTKKEAPLREEPSSLFQRQRVDMLLAEITRKFPPPAPKPIQQPAEQPVSAVEIKQEILTLKEIKTEKRDMKPPPERKPRS; encoded by the exons atgATGCCAGGACGTCATCCAGTGTCAG ATAATCCATTGGGTTTATCATGGCACGACAGTGCATGGATACCTGTTTTAAATCCTTCAAATATAATGGATTACTTTTCGGAACGTAGTAATCCGTTTTACGACAGCACTTGCAACAATGAGACCGTTAAAATGCAGCGGCTTAGTCCTGAGCAGCTTCA AAACATGACAGGATGTGAATATGTGTTGCTCCATGTACAAGATCCTATTTTATATGTGATACGGAAGCAGCATCGTTACTCACCAACCCAAGTAACTCCCCTGGCAGACTATTATGTAATCGCTGGTACCGTCTACCAAGCACCTGATCTAGCTTCTGTTGTTAATTCTCGATTACTTTCGACGATTCATCATTTGCAATCGGCATTTGAAGAATCTAGTTCTTATTCAAAGTATCATCCGAGCAAAGGGTACTCTTGGGACTTTAAAAATGGCAAACCGCTATCGACTAAGAAAGAAGCTCCCCTGAGGGAAGAGCCTAGTTCATTGTTCCAGAGACAAAGGGTCGATATGCTTCTTGCTGAAATTACGCGCAAGTTTCCGCCCCCTGCTCCTAAACCCATACAGCAGCCGGCTGAACAACCag tttCAGCTGTTGAAATTAAACAAGAAATTTTAACATTGAAAGAGATAAAAACTGAAAAGCGAGATATGAAACCACCACCAGAAAGAAAGCCACGGAGTTAA
- the LOC123275168 gene encoding exocyst complex component 5, which translates to MMQQYMKELEQEPFDPEEFVERLAWRTVNDSMVDGPGVFDPVSVHETFLHAIKDLQILEERQQKKCEKLELALKDDETRHAYEIIELQGKNKKAIDLFHQLDERINFVATKVIHLGDQLESVNTPRARAVEAQKLMKHFSEFLSPGPLTDPIFTDKSTLDVAADVIQKLHLISQELPSDKFDQAKAKIAAKYDEIERSLIEEFVRAHNSDDAERMKELASVLEHFKGYSQCVDAFIEQSQMGSFGGKDVFQDVIPMCKKNYKLMQQVFTNSQQVMAKFVLNIYHLRLQKYTVAKLADRSDNDKYLSNLYDLYSKTIKLSTDLKQFDMGTDEAYLTKLTRNIFQKHLDTYISLELKALREKSTSLLVEYYDSKNHQKKQIQTGGFQELRRDLQAVIGTRTNINIAQIEDYGGETFLSEELAISLLQRSKLAFQRCQALSQPAELPTNALQILEILLQHLMNEHVDYALELGLQSVPIPESRTPPDIHFFNIVRQCNVIVRLLEEQFNDSLVPLVISTPKHGDCLARQKSVLIQIELKLDTGLDRSINAIVGWVKLYLQSEQRKTDFKPETDDVDTINTSACLAVCQYVTGMIRHIRDTLDGKNAENVLTELGIRFHRVIYEHLQQFQFNSAGAMCAICDMNEYRKCVKELGVGIVTSLFDTLHALCNLLLVKPANLKQVCTDDQLAMLDRSTLMSFIQLRSDYKTQKLANLLKGLATT; encoded by the exons ATGATGCAACAGTACATGAAGGAGCTTGAGcag GAGCCATTTGACCCCGAAGAATTTGTCGAACGTTTGGCTTGGAGAACAGTCAATGACTCGATGGTAGATGGACCTGGTGTTTTTGATCCAGTTTCTGTCCACGAGACGTTCCTTCACGCCATTAAGGACCTGCAGATCTTGGAGGAACGTCAGCAGAAAAAGTGTGAGAAATTGGAGTTGGCTTTGAAGGATGATGAGACGAGGCATGCTTATGAAATTATAGAGTTACaagggaaaaataaaaaagccattgACTTATTTCATCAGCTTGATGAGAGGATAAATTTTGTAGCCACCAAAGTTATTCATCTAGGTGATCAACTTGAGAGTGTTAATACTCCAAGAGCACGGGCAGTTGAAgcacaaaaattaatgaaacatTTTAGTGAATTTTTGAGTCCTGGTCCTTTAACTGACCCCATTTTTACAGACAAATCAACA tTAGACGTAGCTGCAGatgtaattcaaaaattgcacCTGATATCTCAAGAACTTCCGTCAGATAAATTTGACCAGGCAAAAGCTAAAATAGCAGCCAAGTATGATGAGATAGAACGAAGTTTGATTGAAGAATTCGTTCGTGCTCACAACAGTGACGACGCCGAGAGGATGAAAGAATTGGCATCTGTTTTAGAACACTTCAAAGGTTACTCACAGTGTGTCGATGCATTTATTGAGCAAAGCCAAATGGGTTCTTTTGGAGGAAAAGACGTTTTTCAGGATGTTATACcaatgtgtaaaaaaaattacaaacttATGCAGCAAGTATTTACTAATTCTCAACAAGTTATGGCAAAGTTTGTTCTCAATATCTATCATTTGAGATTACAAAAGTACACCGTAGCTAAGCTTGCTGATAGATCTGACAACGACAAGTATTTAAGTAACTTGTATGATTTGTACTCTAAGACTATTAAACTATCAACTGACTTGAAACAATTTGATATGGGTACTGATGAGGCCTATTTGACTAAACTAACGcgtaatatttttcaaaaacatcTCGATACTTATATcag tCTCGAATTAAAAGCCCTGAGAGAAAAGTCGACGAGTCTGTTAGTCGAGTACTATGACTCTAAGAACCATCAGAAGAAGCAAATACAGACAGGAGGTTTCCAAGAGCTGAGACGTGATCTTCAAGCAGTAATTGGTACAAGGACAAACATAAATATCGCTCAAATAGAAGATTACGGTGGGGAAACTTTTCTGTCCGAAGAGCTGGCGATATCTCTACTCCAGCGGAGTAAATTAGCATTTCAACGATGTCAAGCGTTGTCTCAACCAGCAGAATTGCCAACAAACGCCCTTCAAATTCTTGAGATTCTCCTGCAACACTTGATGAATGAGCATGTTGACTATGCTCTTGAGCTGGGACTCCAGAGTGTACCGATACCTGAGAGTAGGACTCCTCCGGACATACATTTCTTTAACATTGTACGACAGTGTAATGTTATCGTACGATTGCTTGAAGAACAGTTTAATGATAGTCTCGTGCCTCTTGtcat ATCAACTCCGAAACACGGAGACTGCTTAGCTCGACAAAAATCAGTACTAATACAAATAGAATTAAAACTAGACACTGGATTGGACAGAAGTATTAATGCTATTGTCGGTTGGGTTAAATTATACCTACAAAGTGAACAGCGGAAGACGGATTTCAAGCCTGAAACTGATGATGTTGATACAATAAACACATCTGCGTGTTTAGCAGTGTGTCAATATGTCACTGGAATGATTCGTCATATCAGAGATACTCTTGATGGAAAGAATGCAGAGAATGTACTAACTGAACTGGGAATTAGATTCCATCGAGTAATTTATGAACACCTTCAGCAGTTCCAATTCAATTCAGCTGGTGCCATGTGTGCCATTTGCGATATGAATGAGTACAGAAAATGTGTTAAAGAATTGGGAGTTGGAATTGTTACCTCTTTGTTCGATACTTTGCACGCTTTGTGCAATCTTCTGCTTGTTAAGCCAGCAAACTTGAAGCAAGTTTGCACGGATGATCAATTG gcCATGTTGGATCGTTCAACCTTGATGAGTTTCATTCAGCTGCGATCGGATTACAAAACTCAAAAATTAGCAAACCTACTGAAAGGTCTTGCGACGACATAA